From the Pomacea canaliculata isolate SZHN2017 linkage group LG4, ASM307304v1, whole genome shotgun sequence genome, one window contains:
- the LOC112561970 gene encoding uncharacterized protein LOC112561970: MPLYRDLFVQDTWPGVDLSLGLSLEGLPRTVYYLWCGDKQFLFRHYLVLLSSIRILRASKIIFLHDHLPQNDGNLYNTWFDEFKYSVPNFQLLQVSATCGRKDALKAVLELLPTEGGIVLGENALIPRLPTGIEHMPLWLALSGEDVSRGVLIAQRGFNNTKSHDYLRDVKTAKASCVTAEQYTAPVDDIHCIIVDSDVHPRDVWQGQTPFAELARWLYYGRRSPILALPDPSRPIPRIAHYVWLKADPSATDRDLPFSKFLSMISALYVGGFQHVYVHGNVEPEGEWWRQLRSENVTFVRTERPSSMFQMDFPILPANSDLLRAIFLLNYGGAYMDTDAVWTSRVPDWLLHYPVVATFDWPAYNSWPDSFNLGVIMARPQAPWLRHWLTTFRHYRQSHTAFTAIQLPYRVYEHYPTSCTSIRVYR; this comes from the exons ATGCCTCTCTACCGTGACCTGTTCGTCCAAGACACCTGGCCAGGTGTGGATCTAAGTCTCGGCCTGTCGCTGGAAGGGCTGCCTCGGACAGTGTACTATCTGTGGTGCGGTGACAAGCAGTTCCTCTTTCGACACTACCTTGTTCTCCTCTCCTCCATCAGGATTCTTCGAGCCTCAAAGATAATCTTTCTGCACGACCATCTGCCTCAAAACGACGGCAACCTCTACAACACCTGGTTTGACGAGTTCAAATACTCCGTCCCCAATTTCCAGCTGCTTCAAGTCTCTGCTACTTGTGGGAGAAAAGACGCGCTGAAGGCTGTGTTGGAGCTCTTGCCGACAGAAGGAGGAATTGTTCTGGGCGAAAATGCCCTTATTCCTCGTCTGCCGACAGGAATAGAACACATGCCGTTATGGTTGGCCTTGTCTGGCGAGGACGTCAGTCGTGGAGTGCTGATCGCGCAGCGTGGCTTCAACAACACAAAGTCACATGACTATCTCCGTGACGTCAAGACAGCCAAAGCCTCTTGCGTCACAGCGGAGCAGTACACGGCGCCTGTTGACGACATTCATTGCATCATAGTCGACAGTGACGTACATCCCCGTGACGTGTGGCAAGGGCAGACGCCGTTCGCGGAGCTGGCTCGCTGGCTGTATTACGGCAGGCGCTCCCCGATACTTGCACTTCCTGACCCCAGCCGACCCATCCCGCGTATCGCGCACTACGTGTGGCTGAAGGCTGACCCCTCAGCCACTGACCGTGACCTGCCCTTCTCCAAGTTCCTGAGCATGATCAGCGCCCTCTACGTCGGGGGCTTTCAACACGTGTATGTCCATGGCAACGTGGAACCTGAAGGCGAATGGTGGCGACAGTTACGCTCGGAGAACGTCACCTTCGTCAGAACTGAGAGGCCGAGTTCCATGTTCCAGATGGACTTTCCTATTCTTCCGGCCAACAGCGACCTCCTCAG AGCCATCTTTCTCTTGAATTACGGTGGAGCCTACATGGACACTGACGCCGTGTGGACGAGTCGGGTGCCGGACTGGCTGCTACACTACCCGGTCGTGGCCACGTTCGACTGGCCAGCCTATAACTCCTGGCCTGACTCCTTCAACCTGGGTGTCATCATGGCCCGACCTCAGGCTCCCTGGTTACGTCATTGGCTGACCACGTTTCGTCACTACCGGCAGTCACATACAGCTTTCACGGCCATCCAGTTGCCATACCGGGTGTATGAACACTACCCGACGAGCTGTACGTCTATACGCGTTTACAG